A DNA window from Fragaria vesca subsp. vesca linkage group LG3, FraVesHawaii_1.0, whole genome shotgun sequence contains the following coding sequences:
- the LOC101297040 gene encoding abscisic acid receptor PYL11-like — translation MPIYNPFVQPSINTIVSNLHPYQQRKLTIWLSPRPVYMSNMTQMDSYHNHALLPNQCGSTLVQIIDAPLPLVWSILRQFDNPQAYKLFIKSCTMRTGDGGVGSIREVMVSSGLPGKTSTERLDRLDDEKHVMNISILGGEHRLVNYRSTTTVHEEEEEKGMKTVVIESYVVDIPGGSSQEDTCLFANTIIGYNHRSLAKVAERMAGN, via the coding sequence AACCATCGATCAATACCATTGTCTCCAATCTCCATCCATACCAACAAAGAAAATTAACAATATGGTTGTCTCCTAGGCCTGTGTACATGAGTAACATGACCCAAATGGACAGCTACCATAACCATGCCCTCTTGCCAAATCAGTGTGGTTCAACCCTGGTCCAGATCATAGATGCACCACTTCCTCTGGTTTGGTCAATCCTTCGCCAATTTGATAACCCTCAGGCCTACAAGCTCTTCATAAAGAGCTGCACAATGCGCACTGGGGATGGAGGCGTAGGAAGCATTCGTGAAGTAATGGTTAGCTCTGGTTTACCTGGTAAAACCAGCACGGAGAGGCTTGACAGGCTCGATGATGAGAAGCATGTCATGAATATTAGCATTCTTGGTGGTGAACACAGGCTTGTCAACTACAGGTCTACTACCACGGTGCATGAAGAGGAAGAAGAGAAAGGTATGAAGACTGTTGTGATTGAATCCTACGTGGTGGATATTCCTGGTGGGAGTAGTCAAGAGGATACTTGCTTGTTTGCTAATACTATCATAGGTTACAACCATAGGTCACTGGCTAAAGTTGCAGAAAGGATGGCTGGTAATTGA